A part of Primulina eburnea isolate SZY01 chromosome 10, ASM2296580v1, whole genome shotgun sequence genomic DNA contains:
- the LOC140802856 gene encoding uncharacterized protein, with protein sequence MDKEWMSKDRLSHEFDVGVESFLQFALKNTIHSDVIPCPCARFGNLRNKNVETIRAHLYCNDMDLTYHTWIWHGERSTKGNSMNDNDRVGQDEHKSFSEEPIDMLHCVYESYAENPSQFNKLLEDVDKPLYPGCAKFTNLSAVVKLFNLKAKYSWIAKSFTDLLILFGEILPDHNELPSSLYDAKKSLRTLGMEYVKIHACPHDCILYRKEYEDFSNCPTCGTSRWKLGNKSKVKEGIPAKVLWYFPPIPRFQRKFRNKAISKELTWHADKRIRDGYLRHPADSPSWKLVDRMWPDDVNLCTNE encoded by the coding sequence ATGGATAAAGAATGGATGTCAAAAGATAGGCTATCACATGAATTTGATGTTGGAGTAGAGTCTTTCTTGCAGTTTGCACTAAAAAATACTATCCATTCTGATGTAATACCTTGTCCATGTGCAAGATTTGGTAATCTAAGGAATAAAAATGTGGAAACTATCAGGGCACATTTGTATTGTAATGATATGGATTTGACATATCATACATGGATATGGCATGGGGAAAGATCTACGAAAGGGAACTCAATGAATGATAATGATCGAGTAGGTCAAGATGAACACAAATCATTTAGTGAGGAACCTATAGATATGTTGCATTGTGTATATGAAAGTTATGCTGAGAATCCAAGCCAATTCAATAAGCTACTTGAAGATGTAGATAAACCTTTATATCCTGGATGTgctaaattcacaaatttatctGCAGTTGTGAAATTATTTAACTTGAAGGCAAAATATAGTTGGATTGCTAAAAGTTTCACTGATCTACTTATTTTGTTTGGAGAAATTCTTCCAGATCACAATGAATTGCCTTCATCTTTGTATGATGCAAAGAAAAGCTTACGCACATTAGGGATGGAGTATGTGAAAATTCATGCTTGTCCTCATGATTGTATTTTATACCGAAAGGAGTACGAAGATTTTTCAAATTGCCCTACTTGCGGGACGTCAAGGTGGAAGTTGGGCAACAAATCGAAGGTAAAGGAAGGAATTCCTGCAAAGGTCTTGTGGTATTTCCCACCTATTCCAAGATTTCAAAGAAAGTTTCGGAATAAGGCGATATCCAAGGAGTTAACTTGGCATGCTGATAAAAGAATTCGTGATGGATACTTGCGTCATCCAGCTGATTCGCCCTCTTGGAAATTAGTTGATCGCATGTGGCCagatgatgtgaatctttgtacgaacgaatag